Part of the Pyricularia oryzae 70-15 chromosome 3, whole genome shotgun sequence genome, TGGAGTCAATGGAATCAGGTCCTGGACATGATCTCAAGAGCTCAGGCAAACGCTCTGCCTGTGCGGCCTTTGGTGACGGAAGTGATTCGACAACCGACACTAGGAGAGCCACAGATAGTGGAAGCCAAGAGGCGAAAACAGTTGTGAGTAGCAACCGGGGATCCCTTGCGCGGAGGATGTGCGCTGGAACATTGATGTTGAGCGACTTGGTGATCTTCTCCAGGAGGGCTGCATCACTGTGGCCGTTGTACTCCTTCCCCATGGTGGCGGCGTATACGGTCCAGATGGGCTCGAGTACTAGTTGCACAAACAtgggcttcagtgcccgccCTTTCAAATGCTTGGGCCCGAGTACTTTCTTGGTTTTGGGGTCCAGGTAGAAATTTCCCCAGAGGACCTTTTCCATGATGCTTCGTTTTATGCCGAGTTTCTTCTCGTATAGGCCGGCGAACTGGCGGACGGTGAATGCCCAACCATCAATGGCGCTGGCAAAAATGACATTGTTTTTCTCTGGTGCAAAGTAAAGATCCTCGTCATCCTTTTCTTGGAAGCTCAAGTCGCCTGCCTCTTCATCTTGCTGACCGGCTGCTTGTGCTTCCCTGGCTGCTGCAGCGGCGACGCGCTCCTCGATCCTCTCTCGCCAGTTGAGATCCTCCTCCATCCTCTCGCCCTGGAAAAAGCTACCAAGAACAGCGTTGACCTGCTCCAGAATCTTGGACAAGTGAACGTTGGCCTCCGAAGGTGACATTTTCAGTTCGGTGACCAGGCGGTCGATCTTGTTGATAACGAGCAGCGGCTTGAGCTTTTCGGTCCATGTTTGACGAAGAACTGTAACCGTTTGGCTGCAAACACCCTCTACGGCGTCGACCAAGACGACAGCACCGTCGCAAAGGCGTGAAGCAGTCGACACTTCACTGCTAAAATCGATATGGCCGGGAGAATCAATAAGGTTGATGAGATAGTCTGCAGCAACAGGGGCTGCATCAGGACTCGACCTCCGCAACATGGAGAAAAGTAATGATATTGCTGATGATTCCATGGTGATGCCCCTGGCCTGTTCATCAGGACGAGAGTCCATATACCGGATCTTGCCGGCCAATTTTGGTGAGATGATGCCATTTGTTGCCAGCAAGGCATCTGTTAATGAAGTTTTGCCATGGTCCTATGATGCGGTATCAGCaatctgcttttttttgtttaagCTCCTTCGGTTAGGCCTTGGCGAGGGACTTGAACTCGAGGTACTTTGATGCTTACCACATGTGCCAGGATACAGATATTCCGGACATTGTCAGCATGTTGCTGCAGCTGCGCCAGCTTTTCCGGGCTTACTACCGGCATTTTTTGCGCCCTTTTTGTCTTTAATTGTTCCGTCTGTTGAAGTAGAGGTATTAGTCTCTATAAACTTAtgtagataggtaggtagttaatGTAGGTCACAGGCTAGGAAGATTTCAAGTCGGTAGACGCCAAGCTGTATCTGCGATGGATGGCAGCCCAATATGTAGCAAATAGAAACCAAATGCAAGACTCGGCTTTTGAGTGGAAACTGTGTGTAAATAGGTGTGCAAATCAGAATGATGCACGTTTGAGTCACTACTAACAAAGCTGGGAGGGTGAAAATCGAAGCAAGCTATTTGCTCTGCTTTCAGCACATGCAGTCTTTGGGGACAATTTTTCAAACTTGGCAGCCTATGAGTTATAATCCTTCTGAATGAGCACTGGAAGCCAACTGGGCCACTACCCGGATTaataagaagaagaagaatccAACCAATTTGACCTCAACTGCAACAGGCGCAACCTGCCTCGAGTACGAAGTAACGAGATGAGAAAAAGTGCCCCGCCTTCCTGGTGTTGCTGGTGGACTGCCCCCACATTCAAAGAAAACTGGGGCATAATTTTAGGAGGGGCAGGAAAATTTGGTCAGAACTGGCCGTGACTTGAAGCCCTACCTGGCGGTCGCGAAGCACCAAACGAAAAACCACGCTTCGCTTCGCTCCCGGAGGCCGATTGACTTGAATAGAACCTAATTACCTCCCGGAGACAAGCCCCGCGCAAGTTCGCTATCTGCGCACCTGCTACCCGTCGGAGACTGGGTTTCGGTATTAGTTGAGAGATCTTTtgattttttctttgctttatTGTCCGTTTTCTATTCCTTGACCACGAAATCCACGAACCATGAGCGGATACCAAAACGGCGGCCCCCGCGGCCTAGCCGATGACAGCGATGTTGAGGAGGAGGCTCTCGTCGCCGACTACCGCGAGCAGGTCCAGTACGAGGAGGGTATGGATGACCCCGATATGGGGTTGGCCCAGCAGACCGACGACATCCAGTCCAGGCTTGTCGCCGCAGCGCAGCCCCTCGACTTTTCCGCGCCCCTCGAAGTCAAGTTCCAGAGCTACGACCAATACTGCAGCTTATTTCACTTCATCCTGAACTCGGATGGGCCAGTTGACCTGGAGCCCCCCTCTGTTAGTTTTTTTCCCCATGTATTTACTCCCTATAAATCTATTGATCGAGCTCGTGTTGACccttttgcttgcttgcccATATAGTACTACTGGGCGTGGGATGTCATCGACGAGTTCATCTACCAGTTCAACTCGTTCTCCTCATACAGGATGCGCATCGCAAGGCAGGCCAAcaacgaggaggaggcgcaAATACTGCGAGAGAACCCCAACACGTGGGGATGCTACAGTGTCCTGAACGTGCTCTACTCGCTCATTCAGCGCTCTCAGATCCTCGAGCAGCTGCAGGCAATGAAGCGCAACGAGGACCCTATGGCTGTTGCAGGTGACTACGGCAGCAGGAGTCTGTACAGGATGTTGGGATACTTCTCCATCATTGGTCTTCTCCGTGTGCACTGTCTGCTTGGTGACTTCAGCCTCGCCCTGAGGACGCTTGACGACATCGAGCTGAACAAGAAGGCCATGTTCGCCCGCGTCATGGCCGCGCACTTCACAACCTACTACTACGTCGGTTTCTCCTACATGATGGTCCGTCGCTACGCCGATGCCATCCGCATGTTCAGCCACATCCTGGTCTACGTCTCGCGTACCAAGAACTTCCAGAAGAACGCTCAGTACGACTCGATCACCAAGAAGAACGACCAGATGCTGGCCCTCATTGCCATCTGCGTGGCTTTCCATCCCACTCGTCTTGACGACACCATCCACACCGCTCTTCGTGAGAAGTTCGGTGACCAGCTCCTGAAGCTGCAGAGGGGTGGCCCCGAGTCTCTTCCCGTCTATGAGGAGCTCTTCAGGACGGCGTGCCCCAAGTTCATCTCGCCCGTTCCTCCGGACTTTGACAACCCGGAGGCCAACGTGGATCCCATCGAGCACCACCTGTCCGTTTTCATGGACGAAGTCAAGACCAACATGTGGAGCCCGACCGTCAAGTCCTACCTCAGGCTGTACACAACCATGGACCTCAAGAAGCTCGCTGGTTTCCTGTCTGTCAAGCCCGAGGAGCTCCGCTCGTGGCTGCTTGTCAACAAGCAGCGCACCAAGCAGCTGCGCTGGGCCGACCACGGCCTTCTCGATGGCGAGCTGGTCAACGTGAGCGACCTTGACTATGCCATGCAGGGTGTACGTTTTAAATCCATCTTGACCAATCCTGTCAATCGTTGCCTGAATGTCGAATGCTAACAAAACTCAGGACTTGATTCACATCTCGGAGGCCAAGGTCGGCAGGAAACTGGTTGACTGGTACCTCCGCAACCTGTCTCGCACATACGTGTAAGCCTAGGTTGTCGAAGTCAAAGTTGCTTCGCTCAAAAGCACCGCGCCGCCCCATTCGAAAATTGTAGTCAAGACTTCAGGGGCATTAAACGGAAATTTCCTGGCAGCAGGTGGAAAGGAGAATGTttgggcagcagcggcatTAGCCCACGAGAAGATGATTTTTGCATTGGCGTTCCAGGGGTCTCATGGTTTCAAACAAAGCAACGTCTGGGTGCATCGGATGGTCACGGGGATTATGGGTTTGCTTGTGCACAGTCAAGGTCCCTTTTTTGAGAGCCAAGTGAAAAGTAAAGTATCCAGGGGGCTGCAAAGCCAACTCAGTATGTGGTCGGGGTGCGGCAGACCAAAAGAGCTGGTCAAGCGAGTTTGCTTGGTAGTAGTATGCTAGTTCTAAAAGTCTACCTAGCAAGCCTAGGTGCCCAAGGTACCTTAGTCAGGTCTAGAATGAAGCAGCCACAACCACTCAAGCAAAAGGAACGAACGTCTGATCTGGCTCATTCGACAGATACGGGGTAATTATCTGTCTTGCCTAGTAACTGCCCCTGCCATCTGATGGTTGCAACCTTtttactagaactaggtgaAGTAACGGATGCTTCCTCCCATGCCACCTCATCCCCCGCTTGTGACGAATATAGTTCCTTGGCAAACATCCCGCTACGTATCTAAGTGAGGCCGCCAACGGTGAAGCGATACACAGAAAGCCTTTGTGTTTGTCATGGTTTCGCCATTGCACGGAGTATCTTTTGGTGGTCTCAGGGAAAGTGAATGGCTGACGGTCTCTAGGGTGGTTGCACTGCTTCTAAATATCGTCACGACTGAAGATCGATAGATACCCACGGGCTTTTCGGTTGGTCGCTCGCTCGCccgcgaagaaaaaaaaataagagcTAGAAGACTGCGAGCTGTTCTAGGTGATTGCGGATCATATGTACCTTGTGTACAACGTAGGCATTTGCAAATCGGGAATCGGCATCATGGCAATGTTATTGATAAGTTTTCAAAAGTTGGTCTTTGGAAGGCGATTTTGCTGCAATACGCCTACCTACACCTTCGTCTTCACTCAGTATCGAAGTTGAAGGGCAATTGCCTGCCGAGGAAGCCGTTGTTGCAGTCGGCTTCAGCTGCGCCTCGTTATACAGTACGGCTGCCAGCTCTGGATTATTTGTTTAGCCTTCATTTCGACCCACCCAACACCAAACATTGACGAATGCATGCTCTAACCTTTCGGATTGTAATCCCATAACGGAAATTTAGCCCTGACCACATGGTTTGGGCTATTATAGAAATAGAAAAGTGCCTACCTTGGGCACCTACGAAGTACCTGCCTtcctgcctaggtaggtacccaggGTTCCTCGGTATTGTAGGTGGATGTAAAGGTCCCCAGTATGGACGGCACATTGTGCGGGACGAAAAGCGGAGTGTTTCTTgtagacctttttttttacagcgTGGGAATCGTGGGTGAGGTGCCATTGAACACATTGCTACCCCCCGGCTGCCCGCCCTGGAACCGCACCGCGCGGCGCCCCAAGCTGCAGTTGAGTGAGTGGCATGTGCACGATTGAATGATTGATTGTCACTGCAATGTGACTTGCAGGCCCTCCCTTCCTTTCCGCCTAGCTCGTTTACTCATTTGTTTTTCCATCACGCCCCATTGGATCGGTGGTTGTACCTTGACGCCTTTCGCTTCCAAACGGGTTGCGCCGCTCaatgtttcttcttttctttttcacatTGGCATTGCTTCGATCAGACTGAGTGACCTCTTGGATCATCATCGCCACTTATAACCACCCCCATCTTCTTCAACACAACACAATCCGTACTGTACCACAATCAAGTAACACTGATCGAGGCGCCGACCGctgccttgtttttttttatatccgAGAATTAGGAGCAGGTCCAGCTTTGACCGCTAACTGATCGACGAAGCCTTCATCGAGCGTCCCCTCAAAAAGGCCCGAAGCTAGAGCTTGCATAAAAGACCATAGCTTTGACTGGcctccatttttttttctgcaaggGCTGCGATACGAGAAGCCCCAGCCAGAGGCGTTGGCAACTGTCAGCGGTCGACTGCGCAAATCAGTCAGTTAGCAAAGCAAACAATCCACCCTGTTCGGTGCCCCCATGGCGGACCCTGCCGCCTCTCCAGTCGCTCGAACTCCCGATTCCGAAGTATCGCCATTCACGCAGCCGGATCAGAAGTCGGGCAAAGCTGAATACTTCCCGCCCAAGACCGATGGGAGCGACGGCAGCGATAGAGACGAGACGCCGTACCCGACCATCAAAGAGCCGTCGCCCAGCCCGTCGGTGCGCACAGAAGACGATGCCTCAACCGTAGCGCAGGATCCatccagcaacagcagcgcaCCATCTCGCGGCACTCTTTCGGCCAAGTCGTCGATTGCATCCGTTGTCTTCCGCCCACCTCGCAATTTAGCTCTGCCACAAGGCTCGCAGCGGAAAACCGACGGTAACCGTCTCCGGAACTCTTCACCACGACCAGAGAGGTGAGTGACAAGTTTTGACGCTGGGGGAAGACCTTGCTATCTTATCTTTGTTTCACTTCTATTTCTATACAGTTGATCTTGTTTGGGGAGCCGGTGGGTGCTCGGAGCGGTCCTGCAGCAAGCTTGAATACAATTCGAGTCTGTGGTCTCTCTGCAAACAGTCGGTCCCCCGTGTGCACCAGGAGACGGGTCGGCTCGCGCATGGATGATACTTTGCCAAGCAAAAGTTGACATCGCAGCCTGTGTCTCGGGGGACACTTTGGGAACCATCGCCCCCAAAACACATGTGTCTTTGAGGAAGGCGACAGCATCGTAAAGTACGTGCATGCCACACCTCGGATCTCCACTGCGTAACTGCTTGGCTCTTCGGCAGGTCGTCCCAAGCGGGGTCGGCGGTCCCTCTTGAAATCGGAGTGTGGGGGGAGGACACAGTAAATGCGTCTCCATTATTCCCCAGCTCGTTCCCCTACGTATCTCTATTAGCCCCTTCATCCCTATACAAGCACGTCAGACAACTGGATCGAGACTATTCACGTGCGCTGCCAGCATAAATCATCTAAAAACGGCTGGGTTATACCCGATAGAAACGTTGGACATGGTTCAAATTCAGCCATGGCAGCTTGCTCAGTTTTTGACCAgtcttgtttcctttcccatCCCGTCCCATCACCTTGAACCTGCATTATCCCGTCCAGATTCATCCAATCCTTTGTGCACTTGCTCCTTTCCTTATTCTCGGAGTGTCTGCGGTTGATCACCAGTACTATCTACACACGGCAAAGCCACAATGCCGGGATATGAGCTTGATCTGAGGAACACAGTCTTTTCACGCGGCCTTCAACCTagcctgttttcttttgtgcactcttttctttctgcGCAGCACGTCGGTCTTCTAAGAGTTACCGAGTGTTTTTGCTCTATGGCCTGATGTGTCGGTCAATCTGCGTTTGGGCCCATCGTGTGGTTCGACCTAAAGAAAACCCACGATACACCTGACCCAAACCCAGCTTTTAGCTCATTCGTCCCAACTTGGAGCGCTCAACCCAGATTCAAGAAATTGCATGTGATATTCAAACGTCACGTTACGTACCTTACTGGGGACGTGTTCTGCCTCCAATCCTGACACATGCGACAGTAATTATTACTGGGGGTTTAATGCCCCGACTCGAGATGGCTTCCGTGCCATCAGTATGGTTTAGCTGACTGACTCCACTACCTACCGCCTTCCCAACCATTAAAATATTACTTTTGCTTGGCACCACCCACCCCATCATCCCGAGCCTCACTGGCACCACCGCCCGCTCCCCCTCTTCCTTCTGGTCTCACAAGCATTCTGCCTGCGGGGCATCTCGTTGGTCATTTCAGCTTGCTCTTTATTTGCGCCATCTCTATCCGTCGCGCGCTGCTCTACAATTCTCCCATCGCGCAACGCTGCGCATCTTTGTAGCCGATGCCCGACAACTCGAGCTGTTAACATCACCTGTGCCCAATCGATGGCTGTACTAACAGAAGATGGTTCGTCGGGCAGGTTTCGGCACCACGTTTCCTTTGACAACATCCCAGTCGGCGAGGCAACCAAGAATAATGTACTGGGCTACACGATCAATCTGACGCACGATGGCTATCAACCCAAGCGACGGTCGCGGACCATGATGGCCGGCGTTGACCAGCATTTCTACTCCGACTATGCACTACAGTGGCTGCTCGAGGAGTATGCCGAGGACGGAGATGAGGTCATTTGCGTGCATGTCTCGGAAAGAGACAGCCGCGACGACAAGAATTACAAGCCGAAAGCCCAGGCAATGGTTGAGCGGATAAAGCAGAAGATTCCTCCGGACTGTGCGATTAGCATCAAGTTGGAGTATGCGGTTGGAAAACTACATGAGACTTTTCAGAAGCTGGTATGTACCCtcagttttctttttttagttttcttttttttttttttttgttgtgtcAAGTCGCACCACCTCGCGTATCGGGTATCGTCAAATCCGTACTGACCACTGTTGTATCCTTTGCAGATTTACATATATCAGCCTTCAATGCTGGTTGTGGGCACACGCGGCCGGTCCCTTGGCGGTATCCAAGGACTTGTCAACACGCGAAACTCGTTTTCAAAGTACTGTCTACAATACTCGCCAGTGCCAACCGTAGTGGTCCGCGACATCGACAAacgcaagaagaagaaagagaagCGGAGCCAAGATCCGAGCAGGCAGAGTTATCTTTCTATGCTGGCCTCCAATGACGGAAAGCACGAGGCAGACAGCGAGAATAGTAGTCTCTATGAACTGGAGGCAAGGCTCTCGCCCGACGAGGAAGCCCACAGAGTCGCCGCAGCTATTGGCCTTCCAAGCTCATTCGACCCCACAATCGAGGGTGTTGCCCTCGAAACGCGGATGCATCCCAGAATACAGAGCGTACCAACCTCACCTCTGAAGGAGACCCTGCACGCAGAAGAGGTCGCCAGCGCTCTGGCGGCCGTGCCTGCACCACCTTCGACACTTGGCGGCAGCGATGATGATGAGAGCGCCGACGACTCTGGTGACGAGTTTGAGGTCATGTCTGGCGAGCAGATCATCGCCAAGGGAGGTCAAGGCAACCCGGACGAGAAGATCAAAAAGACGAAGCTTCACCAGATGGAGGttgccgaggcggcggcgctaCGTGAGCAACCGgttgacgatgatgacgacgacgacgacgacgaagatAATACTCAGGGCGGCCCGGGAAGTCATGATGGCCAAGGACTGAAAGGGAAGCCTTGATTGTAGCAAACCAAGCGATACTGTTGTACTATTCGGGCGTTATAACAGTCGGCTCGAGTTGGGTAGCGTTGGCTCCAATTTCACATTCGCAAGACTCAGGtctattttgtttttatctatTGTCATTCTGGCAGAGTCACTCCACGCATTTGCTGGTGGTTATCGGTTGTCATGCCGATTAGAGCGACGGGCATATTGGTCAGAACACTGTCGTGGTGCAGTCGCCCGTAACCCGCTCACGCAGTGATACACAAAATGGAGCCAATGGCTCAGTGAGAGTCTTACTTGGTTCATACTGTTTCAGACTGCGCAAATTGCTTCTGCGTACCTTATCCCTAGACCGTTCGCTCTACACCACAAAAGATAGTGTTAAGGAAGGAGAGACGGACAAGAACATAGTAGGACAGTGAGTAAGAATAGATACGGCTCAACCCAGCATACCTTACCAACTTCACTGTTTTTGTGTATGGATTATTCCGGTTACTAATAGACACTGCCTCAGTGTAGCGGGAGTATTATTCCGTCGCCATCCCGTTGCTTGGCTTATTCTGCCCACCATCCGGCAAATTCACACGTGGGTAGCTTCAGCGGGTTATGCAGCTACCTCCCTTAGCTTCACTAGCTCAATTCTCTCGCAGCCCGGAGAGAGATGGAGGGAGAGTGGGGGTGGCTCATGGCGAATGGTGGGGCCCCGAGTTGAGCAACCCCTGTCACTAGGTGGTAAGCGTTTGTACCAGAGAGGCTTGGCTTTCGGGTGACGCAAACAAGATCGCGCCGTGTCCCAGGTGGTAAGGTACCTCTGGGTAATTTAGTGTCGGGTTTCGGTTGATTCCTTTTTGAGTTGCAAcaaaaaaccaaacaaaattTGGCTTTTTTAAAAATCACGACGAACCTCTTGTAACCCTTTTCCCCAAAGCaaacaaataaaagaaaaggagcCACAAACTAGGCTTGCAAGGCTTACTCTGGTGATTGACTGTGGAATGCGACAACGGCTAAAGCTAGCCAGTCATTCACTTTTGGGGCCGCCCTGCGGAAAGTGAGGGCTACACAACAAAGACCAACGAGGATGGCCAGCGAAAACGGAGCTCTCAGAGTTTGAAATGCCCGAATCCTAGTCTCAACTGATCCCACGGCCAATCAATACAATACAAAGCTAGCTGCCCTCCTTACCTACTATTCCGTATCAACAAGTCACGTGTGAGATACGACTGGCAAACACTTGGACGCACCGACCACGACGACAAGGGCGAC contains:
- a CDS encoding usp domain-containing protein; amino-acid sequence: MAVLTEDGSSGRFRHHVSFDNIPVGEATKNNVLGYTINLTHDGYQPKRRSRTMMAGVDQHFYSDYALQWLLEEYAEDGDEVICVHVSERDSRDDKNYKPKAQAMVERIKQKIPPDCAISIKLEYAVGKLHETFQKLIYIYQPSMLVVGTRGRSLGGIQGLVNTRNSFSKYCLQYSPVPTVVVRDIDKRKKKKEKRSQDPSRQSYLSMLASNDGKHEADSENSSLYELEARLSPDEEAHRVAAAIGLPSSFDPTIEGVALETRMHPRIQSVPTSPLKETLHAEEVASALAAVPAPPSTLGGSDDDESADDSGDEFEVMSGEQIIAKGGQGNPDEKIKKTKLHQMEVAEAAALREQPVDDDDDDDDDEDNTQGGPGSHDGQGLKGKP
- a CDS encoding eukaryotic translation initiation factor 3: MSGYQNGGPRGLADDSDVEEEALVADYREQVQYEEGMDDPDMGLAQQTDDIQSRLVAAAQPLDFSAPLEVKFQSYDQYCSLFHFILNSDGPVDLEPPSYYWAWDVIDEFIYQFNSFSSYRMRIARQANNEEEAQILRENPNTWGCYSVLNVLYSLIQRSQILEQLQAMKRNEDPMAVAGDYGSRSLYRMLGYFSIIGLLRVHCLLGDFSLALRTLDDIELNKKAMFARVMAAHFTTYYYVGFSYMMVRRYADAIRMFSHILVYVSRTKNFQKNAQYDSITKKNDQMLALIAICVAFHPTRLDDTIHTALREKFGDQLLKLQRGGPESLPVYEELFRTACPKFISPVPPDFDNPEANVDPIEHHLSVFMDEVKTNMWSPTVKSYLRLYTTMDLKKLAGFLSVKPEELRSWLLVNKQRTKQLRWADHGLLDGELVNVSDLDYAMQGDLIHISEAKVGRKLVDWYLRNLSRTYV